The following is a genomic window from Candidatus Moraniibacteriota bacterium.
CGATGTGCAGATTATGGGCGGTATCGTTTTGCATCAGGGCAAGATTGCCGAGATGAAAACGGGTGAAGGAAAGACGCTCACATCGACACTCGCCATCTATCTCAATGCACTCGCCGGGAAGGGCGTGCATGTTGTGACAGTGAATGACTACCTTGCGAAACGCGATGCGAACTGGATGGGATCAGTGTATCACGCGCTCGGACTGTCGACTGCGTGTATTCTCCAACAGGGCATTTCGTACCGCTATACGCCGACTGTGATCGATCGCGATGAGGTGAGTGTCGAACCGGAGAATCTTATCCCGATTTCACGCCGGGAGGCCTATGCGGCGGATATCACCTACGGAACGAACAATGAATTCGGATTCGACTATCTGCGTGACAATATGGTGCAGAGTGCCGACCAAATGGTGCAGCGCGAATTGTTCTATGCGATTGTCGACGAGGTAGACTCGATACTTATCGATGAAGCGCGAACGCCTCTTATTATCTCGGCGCCGGATTCGGAATCGACACGACTCTATCAGCAGTTTGCAAGCATCGTGCCGCGACTCAAAGATGAAGAAGATTATACGGTGGACGAAAAAATGAAATCGATTTCCATTACCGAAGCGGGTATCGCCAAGGTGGAGCAGTCGCTTGGTATCGGGAATATCTACGAATCCGGACGCGTGCAGTATGTGCATCATTTGGAGCAGTCGCTCAAAGCTGAGGTGATTTTTAAGCGCGACCGTGACTATGTCGTGAAAGACGGCGAGGTGATTATTGTCGATGACTTTACCGGGCGACTTATGGTCGGGCGGCGATACAGTGATGGGTTGCACCAGGCGATCGAGGCGAAAGAACATGTCGCGGTGCAGAAAGAGTCTCGGACGCTTGCCACCATTACTTTCCAAAACTACTTCCGTCTGTACGACAAGCTTGCTGGCATGACGGGAACGGCGATGACAAGCGCCGAAGAATTTCGCAAGGTATACGAAATCGATTCGATAGAAATTCCTACGAATAAGACAACGATTCGTCAGGACTTTTCGGATATTGTCTATAAAACCGAAGAAGAGAAATTCCGAGCAATTGTAAACAAACTCAAAATTCTTCGCGAAAAAGGACAGCCCGCACTTGTGGGAACGATCGCAATTGAGAAATCTGAGTATCTGAGTGCGATGCTGTCGCGCGAAGGCGTGCCTCATGAGGTGCTCAATGCGAAGAACCACGAACGTGAAGCCTCGATTGTTGCGCGTGCGGGGCAGCTCGGATCGGTAACGATCGCAACCAATATGGCGGGGCGTGGTACGGATATCAAGCTTGGCGAAGGTGTGCGAGAAGTGGGCGGACTGTGCATTATCGGTACCGAGCGACACGAGGCGCGTCGAATCGACAATCAGCTTCGCG
Proteins encoded in this region:
- the secA gene encoding preprotein translocase subunit SecA encodes the protein MGLFSKIFGSNDRVLAKLRPIVDRVNTYESKIAELSDDALRAKTEEFRERLAKGISLDRLLPEAFAVVREAAKRIIGERHYDVQIMGGIVLHQGKIAEMKTGEGKTLTSTLAIYLNALAGKGVHVVTVNDYLAKRDANWMGSVYHALGLSTACILQQGISYRYTPTVIDRDEVSVEPENLIPISRREAYAADITYGTNNEFGFDYLRDNMVQSADQMVQRELFYAIVDEVDSILIDEARTPLIISAPDSESTRLYQQFASIVPRLKDEEDYTVDEKMKSISITEAGIAKVEQSLGIGNIYESGRVQYVHHLEQSLKAEVIFKRDRDYVVKDGEVIIVDDFTGRLMVGRRYSDGLHQAIEAKEHVAVQKESRTLATITFQNYFRLYDKLAGMTGTAMTSAEEFRKVYEIDSIEIPTNKTTIRQDFSDIVYKTEEEKFRAIVNKLKILREKGQPALVGTIAIEKSEYLSAMLSREGVPHEVLNAKNHEREASIVARAGQLGSVTIATNMAGRGTDIKLGEGVREVGGLCIIGTERHEARRIDNQLRGRAGRQGDPGTSQFYVSLEDELMRRFGGDTLKNMMTKLRLPEDEPIQNGLISRTIESAQNKIEGFNFDIRKHVLEYDDVMNKQREVIYRRRRTVLHTSDMRHETFRLLGEELEKILVAHAVSEDGGWDKQSILNDTKNLFPVDDKKMHNRFDSLLRDTSKERPAKISAAIETLLGEAKVEYGKKEQEINGDAWLHVQRAIFLRTLDALWMNHLDEIDYLRQGIGLRGYGQRDPLVEYKREAFNMFVVLLESIRTTYLSTIFKMVAVPAEQQAEVVPQNAEYRGAEESPSFPTLEGERPTSSRAIQKPLATGPKVGRNDPCPCGSRKKYKKCHGK